A window of Hevea brasiliensis isolate MT/VB/25A 57/8 chromosome 14, ASM3005281v1, whole genome shotgun sequence contains these coding sequences:
- the LOC110653495 gene encoding UDP-glycosyltransferase 84B1-like → MAMEENHEEIHVLMVAFSSQGHINPLLRLAKRLICKGLQVTLATTEIARHRMLKSSTITSTTTNSISISGVHLLFFSDGLSLDFDRKSNLDYYMECLGKFGPINLSNLIKEYYPDNGHKKLSCIINNPFVPWVIDVATELGIPCAMLWIQPCSLYAIYYRFYHSLNSFPTLTNPEMSVELPSLPLLLTEDLPSFVLPSNPFGSFPKLFAEMFLNLNRYTWVLGSSFFELEKDVIESMTEHFPIRPIGPLVPPSLLGENEDQDIGVEMWKAEDTCLEWLKKQAPSSVIYISFGSITVLSAKQMESIAKALKNTNHPFLWVAKQPDFPLPDGEGQLPLGFLEETKDQGLIVSWSPQTKVLTHPAIACFITHCGWNSILETIVAGVPVIAYPQWTDQPTNAKLIVDVFRIGLRLRANQDGTISNDEIERCIGEIMDGPKSEELKANAKELKRAAREAVASGGASDRNIQLFVHDITRRSCSDATSS, encoded by the coding sequence ATGGCAATGGAGGAAAACCATGAAGAAATTCATGTGCTAATGGTTGCTTTCTCTTCTCAAGGACACATAAACCCCTTGCTTAGACTAGCCAAACGCTTGATCTGTAAAGGTCTTCAGGTCACACTTGCCACCACTGAAATTGCTCGCCACCGCATGCTCAAGTCATCCACCATCACCTCCACCACCACCAACTCCATCTCAATCTCTGGAGTCCATCTTCTCTTCTTCTCCGATGGCCTCAGCCTGGACTTCGACCGCAAGTCCAACTTAGACTACTATATGGAATGCTTAGGCAAATTTGGACCCATTAACCTCTCCAACCTTATCAAAGAATATTACCCCGACAATGGTCACAAGAAACTCTCTTGTATCATAAACAACCCCTTTGTTCCTTGGGTAATTGATGTTGCTACTGAGCTTGGAATCCCTTGTGCCATGCTCTGGATACAACCATGTTCGCTTTATGCCATTTATTATCGCTTCTACCATAGCCTAAACTCGTTCCCTACCTTAACAAACCCTGAAATGAGTGTTGAGTTGCCAAGCCTGCCATTATTGCTCACAGAAGACTTACCTTCTTTTGTTCTTCCTTCAAATCCGTTTGGTAGCTTCCCTAAATTGTTCGCTGAAATGTTCTTGAACTTGAACAGGTATACATGGGTTCTGGGGAGCTCTTTCTTTGAGCTTGAGAAAGATGTTATTGAGTCCATGACTGAGCACTTCCCAATTCGTCCCATTGGTCCTCTTGTCCCTCCATCACTACTCGGTGAAAATGAAGACCAGGATATCGGTGTTGAGATGTGGAAAGCAGAAGATACTTGCCTTGAATGGTTAAAAAAGCAAGCACCTTCTTcagttatatatatatcttttggAAGTATCACTGTATTGTCAGCCAAACAAATGGAGAGCATAGCAAAAGCCCTAAAGAACACTAACCATCCATTTTTATGGGTGGCTAAGCAACCAGACTTTCCACTACCAGATGGGGAGGGACAGTTACCGTTAGGGTTCTTGGAGGAGACAAAAGATCAGGGGCTTATTGTGTCCTGGTCTCCACAAACTAAGGTCTTAACCCACCCTGCAATTGCTTGCTTTATAACACACTGTGGATGGAATTCTATCCTAGAAACTATAGTTGCAGGCGTGCCGGTGATCGCATACCCTCAATGGACAGATCAGCCAACAAATGCAAAGCTTATTGTTGATGTTTTCCGAATAGGTCTAAGGCTGAGGGCAAATCAAGATGGAACCATTAGCAACGATGAAATTGAAAGATGTATTGGGGAGATTATGGACGGACCAAAATCTGAGGAGCTTAAAGCTAACGCAAAGGAATTGAAACGGGCAGCGAGGGAAGCGGTGGCCAGTGGTGGCGCGTCGGATCGGAATATTCAGTTGTTTGTTCATGACATTACTAGGAGAAGCTGCTCAGATGCGACTTCATCATAA